A genomic region of Rhipicephalus sanguineus isolate Rsan-2018 chromosome 1, BIME_Rsan_1.4, whole genome shotgun sequence contains the following coding sequences:
- the LOC119379137 gene encoding putative nuclease HARBI1 gives MADYSNSLADFVDFAGRVEEIIQDEAYRFAPPLRPVLRDRQNPIEAYNDAEFLSRYRFSKRAVIRLLEMLPLHPKDNERGHPVPPLLQLLITLRFYGAGNFQVVTGDLVNVSQARVSRINARISRMIADALFPQLVRLPNASEAAVVMEEFYAMARFPGVSGCIDCTHVPMKNPGGEDAEVFRNRKGYFSINVQAITGPQLQFFDLVASWPGSAHDSRIFDNSSARVQYERGTVPGILLGGKAYPCRSYLMTPFRDTGTKDSPKHRYNKSLSRTRCSVERAFGVWKRRFPCLDMTLQIKTSSVPIIITACAALHNFGHLLREPVPPPPQSQVIHDSSSPATISSAPPPPAAMPLVPDTADGFRMRERIVAQYFT, from the exons ATGGCTGACTATTCTAACAGTCTCGCCGACTTCGTGGATTTTGCTGGCCGGGTGGAGGAAATTATACAGGATGAAGCGTATCGCTTCGCGCCGCCGTTACGGCCAGTTCTCAGGGATCGGCAGAATCCTATAGAGGCATACAACGACGCGGAATTCCTGTCACGGTACCGCTTTTCCAAGCGAGCAGTGATACGCCTGCTGGAAATGCTGCCGCTGCACCCAAAGGACAACGAACGTGGTCACCCCGTGCCGCCACTGCTCCAGCTGCTCATCACGCTGCGATTCTACGGCGCCGGAAACTTTCAAGTTGTTACCGGAGACCTTGTTAACGTGTCTCAGGCGCGCGTGTCACGCATCAACGCACGCATATCAAGAATGATAGCCGACGCATTGTTCCCGCAGCTTGTGAGGTTGCCCAACGCCAGTGAAGCAGCCGTGGTAATGGAGGAATTTTATGCCATGGCGCGTTTCCCTGGTGTGAGCGGCTGCATAGACTGCACTCATGTGCCCATGAAAAATCCCGGTGGAGAAGACGCGGAGGTCTTTCGGAATCGTAAGGGCTACTTCTCAATCAATGTCCAG GCAATCACAGGGCCTCAGCTTCAATTTTTTGATTTGGTGGCCAGCTGGCCGGGTTCAGCTCACGACAGCCGGATATTTGACAATAGTTCGGCGAGAGTACAGTATGAGAGAGGGACTGTGCCTGGCATCCTACTTGGCGGCAAGGCGTATCCCTGCAGATCCTACTTGATGACCCCATTTAGGGacacagggacgaaagacagcccTAAGCACAG GTACAACAAGTCTCTCTCACGGACTCGCTGCAGTGTCGAGAGGGCGTTTGGAGTGTGGAAGCGAAGGTTTCCATGCCTCGACATGACACTTCAGATAAAAACATCATCAGTTCCCATCATCATAACAGCTTGTGCCGCACTGCACAACTTCGGCCACCTCCTGAGAGAACCCGTCCcacctccaccacaaagccaGGTCATTCATGACAGCAGTTCACCGGCTACCATCTCATCTGCTCCGCCACCACCAGCAGCCATGCCACTTGTGCCAGACACAGCAGACGGATTCAGGATGAGGGAGCGCATAGTCGCGCAGTATTTCACTTAA